A region of Osmerus eperlanus chromosome 9, fOsmEpe2.1, whole genome shotgun sequence DNA encodes the following proteins:
- the LOC134026826 gene encoding phospholipase B1, membrane-associated-like: protein MSPSPSIPTSVEYVKAADIKVIAALGDSLTTAIAANGSTILSVPIEHRHLSWSIGGHGTYSDIITLANIVKLFNPKVLGPAPVSTVNGYPSTINQTGFNFAVTGHNSLNVSEQTRHMIDTFRSYPGLNFEEDWKLATILIGMNDICDYCKNKTLFSPDNFIHYMTESLEMMMAEVPRLIVNVAQIFPMQPLREVQRPTLGCQLQKSFCSCLVLPEENSPELKELIEVNREFQRKLKKLLHSDRFFRKDFAVVLQPYLENALPPRLPDGTIDLSFFSPDCFHFTIKGHEELAKGLWNNMFQPEGKKGLIMSLTDPVELICPPEDHPYIYTQPKSVAATPCLGSMVILTGLFLTEVSLH, encoded by the exons ATGAGCCCTTCCCCCTCGATCCCCACATCAG ttgaatatGTGAAAGCGGCTGATATCAAAGTCATTGCAGCTTTGGGAGATTCCCTGACT ACCGCTATTGCTGCTAATGGATCCACAATTCTATCAGTTCCAATTGAACATCGTCACCTGTCATGGAG CATTGGAGGGCATGGGACAtacagtgacatcatcacccttgCAA ATATTGTCAAACTCTTTAACCCCAAAGTGCTGGGCCCAGCTCCTGTGAGCACTGTCAATGGATACCCCTCCACCATCAACCAGACAGGCTTCAACTTTGCTGTCACTGGGCATAATTCTCT AAACGTATCTGAGCAGACAAGACACATGATCGACACATTCAGATCCTACCCT GGCCTGAACTTTGAAGAAGATTGGAAGCTGGCAACGATACTAATTGGAATGAATGATATCTGCGATtattgtaaaaataaa ACTCTCTTCTCCCCAGACAACTTCATCCACTACATGACAGAGTCTTTGGAAATGATGATGGCTGAG GTCCCCAGGCTGATAGTGAACGTGGCGCAGATCTTCCCCATGCAGCCCCTCAGGGAGGTTCAGAGGCCCACCCTGGGCTGTCAGCTGCAGAa GAGCTTCTGCTCCTGCCTGGTGTTACCTGAAGAGAACTCACCTGAGCTCAAGGAGCTTATAGAGGTCAACCGTgagttccag AGGAAACTGAAAAAACTTTTGCACAGTGATCGTTTCTTCCGGAAGGACTTTGCAGTGGTCCTGCAGCCATATCTAGAGAACGCTCTACCCCCGAGGCTTCCA GACGGGACTATTGACTTGAGCTTCTTTAGCCCTGACTGTTTTCACTTCACTATTAAAGGACATGAGGAGCTGGCCAAGGGGCTGTGGAACAACATG TTTCAACCAGAAGGCAAGAAAGGGCTGATTATGAGCTTAACAGACCCTGTTGAACTCATCTGCCCACCTGAG GATCATCCTTACATCTACACACAACCCAAGTCTGTTGCCGCCACCCCCTGCCTGGGCTCCATGGTGATCCTGACTGGACTGTTTCTTACCGAGGTCTCTCTGCACTGA
- the LOC134026881 gene encoding activator of 90 kDa heat shock protein ATPase homolog 1-like, with translation MAKWGEGDPRWIVEERADATNVNNWHWTERDATNWSSDKLKSLLMGVRVENEEGSGEVTEVSKVEGEASINNRKGKLIFFYEWNLQATWTGESKTGVKYKGSIDVPNLSDENDMEDLDISVSLSKDEPDTPLLALMRSTGTEKIRTVLGSYVGYLKTEFTQGMILPTANGMFQHTSQPRASVNKTQIGTSSSTPSAHAGVKIPTCKFSLKETFLTSPQELYRVFLNQEMVQAFTHASAIVEAEKGGRFRILDGNVIGEFQDLVPEERIVMKWRYNTWPSEHYATVTLSLSDRGSETELALCCRGVPESEEERTREGWQRHYFDSIKQTFGYGARLY, from the exons ATGGCAAAGTGGGGAGAAGGGGACCCTCGTTGGattgtggaggagagagcagacgcGACTAATGTCAACAATTGGCACTG GACTGAACGTGATGCTACTAACTGGTCTTCAGATAAACTCAAATCCCTTCTGATGGGCGTGAGAGTGGAGAATGAGGAGGGTAGTGGTGAAGTGACTGAGGTCAGCAAGGTTGAAGGGGAGGCCTCTATCAACAATCGCAAAGGGAAGCTTATCTTCTTCTATGAGTGGAACCTGCAGGCTACgtggacag GAGAGTCAAAAACGGGAGTCAAGTACAAAGGCAGCATTGATGTACCAAACCTGTCTGACGAGAATGACATGGAAGACCTTGAC ATAAGTGTGTCGCTGAGCAAAGATGAGCCGGACACTCCTCTGCTGGCTCTGATGAGAAGCACAGGAACAGAGAAGATCCGCACAGTGCTTGGGAGCTACGTCGGCTATCTAAAAACAG AGTTCACTCAGGGCATGATCCTGCCCACGGCCAATGGCATGTTCCAGCATACCTCACAGCCCAGAGCCAGCGTGAACAAAACTCAG ATTGGCACCAGCAGCTCCACCCCCTCTGCCCACGCCGGGGTGAAGATCCCCACCTGTAAATTCAGCCTGAAAGAGACATTCCTTACTTCTCCACAGGAGCTGTACAGAGTATTCCTCAACCAGGAG ATGGTTCAGGCATTCACCCACGCTTCTGCGATTGTGGAGGCAGAGAAGGGTGGAAGATTCCGTATTCTGGATGGGAACGTGATTGGTGAATTCCAGGATCTG GTGCCTGAGGAGAGGATAGTTATGAAGTGGAGATACAACACCTGGCCAAGTG AGCATTATGCGACGGTGACCCTGAGCTTGTCGGACCGCGGCAGTGAGACGGAGCTGGCCCTGTGCTGCCGGGGTGTCCccgagagcgaggaggagaggaccagggaggggtggCAGAGACACTACTTTGACTCCATCAAACAGACTTTTGGATACGGTGCACGGCTCTACTGA